In Dysidea avara chromosome 3, odDysAvar1.4, whole genome shotgun sequence, a single window of DNA contains:
- the LOC136249392 gene encoding NACHT, LRR and PYD domains-containing protein 9-like has translation MAGTSLTVVPNGMSRDDVPSVPDLHRTVVSQYAVHWETLGRALGLEQHHLEIISQDNAYNPKRTEDCCEAMLLKWLKEIPSPTWGKLDDAINLITASLTPTVSDDFHYVRGSNILSCHLKTYYINTRFITEQDQWPPEQPKHYTPLVFVHQEGQRSKQKTTDMALATMRGNIDQYISTTSSKTTKSLQDIFSQLEQSSNSGRPRTLLVEGSPGMGKSVLLKEISYLWATNMVFAKSDFLFLLHLRDPTVHQLKSLNCLVHHFYKYDKEAEQTAHSCATKLLQDGGKSVTFLLDGYDEFPDDLRQNSFIAHLLNHQLLPASTIVISSRPHTSTYLRDNVICRVEILGFSEEDQTHFIQKSLEGQKEKILEIKQYLITHPTIVGLCFVPFNMTILLFLYKLQTTLPTSSAEMFTVFICLTICRHLSKSGTTLKEDITDINSFPQPYTNIINQFSQFAFSALGKSQLVFSLAEIKKHCPVITDHPNGFGLLQVVEYVGLMSKTRSFNFIHLTVQEYLAAHYVSNLPPNEQFCILKKFFWSNIYHNTFTFYIVLTKGQHLAFKKFLSGGSDDVLIDAQFLHSALMCVHLYQCFYQAGDHIMCNKLEEHFIHTNKVIDLSSNVLSPDNLTAVTSLLTCSSIKNWKELNLNSCHIQDYGIRLLYHSLMAAGDVTIEQLKLRNTNLSSSSECYLSKLAVTCKVKMLLISGNKVVGGTEQVLLSSLLTHPSSCVEQLYMYNNNCCSSQWAIELFTLLRDNKLLKELWVDRNNVSNEACPTISKALRVNNTLTRLNLYGNPISGESSRVIVSVLKENDSLEMLWLPNYSREIEREILSLKEIVNKSRESRGCDVKLYIKFAPW, from the exons ATGGCTGGAACTAGCTTAACTGTTGTTCCTAATGGAATGTCAA GAGATGATGTACCATCAGTGCCGGATCTCCACCGCACTGTAGTCTCACAGTATGCAGTCCACTGGGAGACTCTTGGAAGAGCACTCGGTCTAGAACAGCATCATTTGGAGATCATATCACAAGACAATGCATATAATCCAAAGAGAACAGAGGATTGTTGTgaagcaatgttgctaaaatgGTTGAAAGAAATTCCTTCCCCAACTTGGGGCAAACTGGATGATGCCATCAACCTCATCACAGCATCTTTAACTCCTACAGTGTCTGATGATTTTCATTATGTTAGAG GAAGTAACATACTCTCTTGTCACTTGAAGACTTACTATATCAACACAAGGTTCATAACTGAACAAGACCAGTGGCCACCAGAACAACCTAAACACTACACTCCACTTGTATTTGTCCATCAGGAAGGTCAACGGTCTAAACAAAAGACAACTGATATGGCTTTAGCTACAATGAGAGGTAACATTGATCAATATATTTCAACAACCAGTAGTAAGACCACCAAAAGTCTACAAGACATTTTCTCACAGTTAGAGCAGTCATCCAATAGTGGAAGACCACGCACTCTTTTAGTGGAAGGATCTCCTGGTATGGGCAAGTCAGTTTTGTTAAAAGAAATTTCATACCTCTGGGCTACTAATATGGTATTTGCAAAAAGTGACTTTCTGTTTCTTCTTCATCTCCGAGACCCAACTGTACACCAATTGAAGTCACTCAACTGTCTTGTCCACCATTTCTACAAATATGACAAGGAAGCTGAACAGACTGCTCACTCTTGTGCCACCAAATTACTACAAGATGGTGGAAAATCTGTCACCTTTCTCCTTGATGGTTACGATGAGTTCCCAGATGACTTGAGACAAAACAGTTTCATTGCTCACTTATTAAATCATCAACTATTACCAGCTAGTACCATAGTGATCTCTTCTCGTCCTCATACCTCTACATATCTACGTGACAATGTCATCTGCCGAGTAGAAATACTAGGTTTTTCTGAAGAAGACCAAACTCATTTCATTCAAAAGTCATTAGAGGGACAAAAAGAGAAAATCTTAGAAATTAAACAATACCTTATAACTCACCCCACTATTGTTGGCCTCTGTTTTGTCCCCTTCAATATGACTATCCTTCTGTTTCTTtataagctacaaacaactctTCCAACTAGTTCTGCTGAAATGTTTACGGTGTTTATCTGCCTAACTATTTGTAGACATCTGTCTAAGTCAGGAACAACTTTAAAAGAAGACATCACAGACATTAACAGTTTTCCACAACCTTACACCAACATTATTAACCAGTTTTCACAATTTGCCTTCAGTGCTTTGGGAAAAAGCCAACTGGTCTTCTCTTTGGCTGAAATTAAGAAACACTGTCCAGTTATCACTGACCATCCCAATGGTTTTGGTCTCCTTCAAGTTGTGGAATATGTTGGATTGATGAGCAAAACTCGCTCTTTCAACTTCATCCATCTTACAGTGCAAGAGTACCTAGCTGCTCACTATGTTTCCAACCTTCCACCTAATGAACAGTTTTGCATTCTGAAGAAATTCTTTTGGAGCAACATCTATCACAACACTTTCACCTTTTATATTGTTTTAACCAAAGGACAGCATCTTGCCTTTAAAAAGTTTCTTTCTGGTGGGAGTGATGATGTGTTGATAGATGCTCAGTTTCTTCATAGTGCCTTAATGTGTGTCCACCTGTATCAGTGTTTCTATCAAGCTGGTGATCATATAATGTGCAACAAACTTGAGGAGCACTTTATCCATACCAATAAAGTAATTGATTTGTCATCAAACGTCTTATCACCCGATAATCTCACAGCTGTTACGTCATTATTGACATGTTCATCCATTAAAAATTGGAAGGAGCTCAATTTAAACAGCTGTCATATACAAGATTATGGGATCCGGCTACTATACCATAGTCTAATGGCTGCTGGTGATGTCACTATTGAGCAGCTCAAGCTAAGGAATACCAACCTTTCCTCATCTTCCGAATGCTACCTCAGTAAACTTGCCGTCACCTGTAAGGTGAAAATGTTACTAATTAGTGGTAATAAAGTAGTTGGGGGAACAGAACAAGTCCTTCTATCTTCTCTATTGACGCATCCATCGAGCTGTGTAGagcaactgtacatgtacaacaaCAACTGCTGTTCCAGTCAATGGGCCATTGAACTATTCACTTTACTGAGAGATAATAAATTACTGAAGGAACTCTGGGTTGATCGTAATAATGTCTCTAATGAGGCATGTCCCACTATCAGTAAAGCACTGCGGGTTAACAATACCTTAACAAGGTTGAATTTATATGGGAATCCAATTAGTGGAGAATCCTCAAGAGTAATTGTTTCTGTCCTCAAGGAAAATGATTCATTAGAAATGTTGTGGCTACCTAACTATAGTAGAGAGATCGAAAGAGAAATACTATCGCTGAAAGAAATAGTTAACAAGAGTCGGGAAAGTAGAGGGTGTGATGTAAAGTTGTACATCAAATTTGCTCCATGGTAG